The following coding sequences lie in one uncultured Flavobacterium sp. genomic window:
- a CDS encoding TonB-dependent receptor — protein MKYKFTISLLSFCFFLLASITISAQEKATLKGKISLSSNDSPEGISIVLKGTRLGTVTDENGNYKIKNIKHGTYTVKISAVGFSFTEKKITMSEGQELIQNFSLTSNSQELTEVVVNGGRKNRFARKENQQVSKLPLKNLENPQVYTTITGEVLKEQVVTTFDDALKNASGITQLWASTGRGGDGAGYYALRGFAVQPTMVNGLSGLTNGSLDPSNVDRIEIIKGPSGTLFGSSLISYGGLINTTTKRPYKTFGGEVNYTIGSYGLNRVTADINTPLNDKKTLNFRVNSAYNKQDSFQDAGFRESFFIAPSLSYEVNDRLSFLINTEFMSNNTTNPTMLFLDRSNPLRVHNISELKYDNERSYTSNELTIKTPSYNLQGQMLYKISNQWTSQTIFSSSSAKSTGNYAYLYEGTAYDTRIKEGIILNRFFNYQDNKNTTIDIQQNFNGDFKIGNLRNRIVVGLDYFNRTTLDRSSGYAGNGTIYIGDDVATFNSLYNTTNGDSGVLTKAASDAIIANSPRNNSKTKQEVYSAYFSDVINFTPALSAMVSLRADRFINSGDTSTAVDNYNQTAFSPKFGLVYQPILDKVSVFANYMNGFANVAPGQNRNAGIVTPLSFNPEHANQFEAGTKLNLFNDKLYASFSYYDIKVSDQVYVIETPYVDPTQPDVPQPNNQTTYQNGGQHNKGFEAEIVANPVTGLNIVLGYSYNDAILTAGDPDFVGFRPESAGPQNLANLWASYKFTSGVLRGFGLGLGGNYVGDNKIMNRATAGTFTIHEYGVLNSSLFYNADKFNITLKVNNITNEEIYDGWSTIHPKDPRTFAASFTYRF, from the coding sequence ATGAAATATAAATTTACAATTTCTCTCTTAAGCTTTTGTTTTTTTCTATTAGCAAGCATAACAATTTCTGCACAAGAAAAAGCAACCCTAAAAGGTAAAATATCTTTAAGCAGTAATGATTCTCCTGAAGGCATTTCTATTGTGCTAAAAGGAACAAGACTTGGAACAGTTACTGATGAGAATGGAAACTATAAGATAAAAAATATTAAGCATGGAACTTATACCGTAAAAATCTCTGCTGTTGGATTTTCTTTCACAGAAAAAAAGATAACAATGAGTGAAGGTCAGGAATTAATTCAAAATTTCAGTCTTACTTCAAACTCACAAGAATTAACTGAAGTAGTTGTAAATGGTGGCAGAAAAAACCGTTTTGCACGTAAAGAAAACCAACAAGTATCAAAACTACCTCTTAAAAATCTTGAGAACCCACAAGTATATACTACTATTACAGGAGAAGTTTTAAAAGAACAAGTAGTAACTACTTTTGACGATGCTTTAAAAAATGCATCAGGTATTACACAACTTTGGGCTTCGACCGGACGTGGTGGAGATGGCGCCGGATATTATGCTCTTAGAGGATTTGCTGTTCAGCCAACTATGGTTAACGGGTTATCAGGATTAACAAACGGAAGTTTAGACCCTTCAAATGTTGACAGAATTGAAATTATCAAAGGACCATCAGGAACTTTATTTGGAAGCAGTTTAATCTCTTACGGAGGATTAATCAACACAACTACAAAAAGACCTTACAAAACATTTGGCGGAGAAGTAAATTACACTATCGGAAGTTATGGTTTAAATCGTGTAACTGCTGATATCAATACCCCTTTAAACGATAAAAAAACTTTAAACTTTAGAGTCAACTCAGCATACAATAAGCAAGATAGTTTTCAGGATGCCGGTTTTAGAGAATCGTTTTTTATTGCTCCCTCATTATCATATGAAGTAAATGACAGATTATCATTTTTGATAAACACTGAGTTTATGAGCAACAATACAACAAACCCAACAATGTTGTTTTTAGACAGAAGTAATCCGTTAAGAGTTCATAATATTTCTGAATTAAAATACGACAACGAACGTTCTTACACTAGTAACGAGCTTACCATAAAAACACCTTCTTATAATTTGCAAGGGCAAATGCTTTATAAGATTTCTAATCAATGGACTTCTCAAACTATTTTCTCTTCGAGCTCTGCAAAATCAACTGGAAATTATGCTTATCTATATGAAGGAACAGCATACGACACAAGGATTAAAGAAGGGATTATACTGAATAGATTTTTTAACTATCAGGATAATAAAAACACAACTATTGATATTCAACAAAATTTTAACGGAGATTTCAAAATAGGAAATCTAAGAAACCGAATCGTTGTTGGTCTTGATTATTTTAACAGAACAACTCTGGATCGCAGCTCAGGATATGCTGGAAATGGAACTATCTACATAGGCGATGACGTAGCAACTTTCAATTCTCTTTACAATACCACAAATGGTGATAGCGGCGTTTTAACAAAAGCTGCATCTGATGCAATTATAGCCAATAGCCCTCGAAATAACAGTAAAACAAAGCAAGAAGTTTACAGCGCATACTTCTCAGATGTAATCAACTTTACTCCTGCTCTATCTGCAATGGTAAGTTTACGTGCTGATCGTTTTATAAACAGTGGAGACACTTCTACAGCTGTTGACAATTACAATCAAACAGCTTTTTCACCAAAATTCGGATTGGTATACCAGCCTATTTTAGATAAAGTTTCGGTTTTTGCAAATTACATGAATGGTTTTGCAAATGTTGCTCCTGGTCAAAATCGTAATGCAGGTATTGTTACCCCTTTATCATTCAATCCGGAACATGCAAATCAATTTGAAGCTGGTACAAAATTAAACCTGTTCAACGATAAACTTTATGCTTCTTTTAGTTACTATGATATCAAAGTTTCTGATCAGGTATACGTAATAGAAACTCCTTATGTTGATCCAACTCAACCTGACGTTCCTCAACCAAACAACCAAACAACTTATCAAAATGGAGGACAGCACAATAAAGGTTTTGAAGCCGAAATTGTAGCTAATCCGGTTACTGGTTTAAATATTGTTTTGGGATACAGTTACAATGACGCAATATTAACTGCGGGAGATCCTGACTTTGTAGGCTTTAGACCAGAAAGTGCCGGACCACAAAACTTAGCAAACCTTTGGGCTAGTTACAAATTTACAAGCGGTGTATTAAGAGGATTTGGTTTAGGTCTTGGAGGAAATTATGTTGGTGATAATAAAATCATGAACAGAGCCACTGCCGGAACATTCACAATTCATGAATATGGTGTATTAAACTCCTCTTTATTTTACAATGCAGATAAATTCAATATTACGCTTAAAGTAAACAATATTACAAACGAGGAGATATATGATGGATGGTCAACCATTCACCCTAAAGATCCCAGGACTTTTGCAGCAAGTTTTACTTATAGATTCTAA
- a CDS encoding membrane-binding protein: MKKCVILVAILFSGILVAQEVKPELEVVGNKIKATYYYENGNVQQQGFFKDGKLDGVWVSYDEKGNKLAVGEYADGMKTGKWIFFNEKSLCEVAFENSQVSSVKNLQKNALANRN; encoded by the coding sequence ATGAAAAAGTGTGTAATTTTAGTTGCAATATTGTTCTCTGGAATTCTAGTTGCACAAGAGGTTAAACCGGAATTAGAAGTTGTTGGTAACAAAATAAAAGCTACTTACTATTATGAAAATGGTAATGTACAACAACAAGGCTTTTTTAAAGATGGTAAATTAGACGGCGTTTGGGTATCGTATGATGAAAAGGGAAATAAATTGGCTGTAGGAGAGTACGCAGATGGAATGAAAACCGGAAAATGGATTTTCTTCAATGAAAAAAGTCTTTGTGAAGTTGCCTTTGAAAATAGTCAAGTAAGTTCGGTAAAGAATTTACAAAAAAATGCTTTGGCAAACAGAAATTAA
- a CDS encoding PepSY-associated TM helix domain-containing protein has product MITKQVRFLHKWLGLISGLIVFIISVTGCIFCFHDEIKDITRKEWRLVEPENKPFLLPSVLKEKAKEIAPKNKATMISYYGKNRSAIVYTYSDTENLYLYFNPYTGKYLKTENPKTDFFIIVEYIHLYLLLPDYIGKHIIGGATIIFILLLISGIIQWWPKRKHDIKRSFTVKWSAKWRRVNYDWHNTSGFYIAIIAAIIAITGLTFTYEWVGDGIYKTFNFGGDKAAETKTPVVDTTKFSNNSLTAVDKAFIETMKLQPKAEMCFVTFPQQKGDIISTGAYPHTLRYDHQSNYYFHPNDGKLIQSNPYPKKSLGLQVVEMNYGIHTGQILDLPGKIIAFIVSLIAAALPVTGFVIWYGRNKKTKKVKA; this is encoded by the coding sequence ATGATAACAAAACAAGTACGTTTTCTACATAAATGGCTCGGATTAATTTCCGGGCTTATTGTTTTTATAATAAGTGTTACCGGTTGTATTTTTTGTTTTCATGACGAAATAAAAGATATTACCCGCAAGGAATGGCGCTTGGTTGAACCCGAAAATAAACCATTTTTACTGCCATCAGTTTTAAAAGAAAAAGCCAAAGAAATTGCTCCAAAAAATAAAGCGACCATGATTTCTTACTATGGCAAAAATAGATCGGCAATTGTTTACACGTATTCTGATACAGAGAATCTATACCTTTATTTTAATCCGTACACAGGCAAATATCTAAAAACAGAAAATCCTAAAACTGATTTCTTTATAATCGTCGAATACATTCACTTGTATTTGCTTCTGCCCGATTATATTGGCAAACATATTATTGGTGGTGCAACGATTATCTTTATTTTATTGCTTATTTCAGGAATTATTCAATGGTGGCCCAAACGAAAGCATGACATCAAACGAAGTTTTACTGTAAAATGGTCTGCAAAATGGCGTCGGGTAAACTATGACTGGCACAATACATCAGGATTTTATATTGCGATTATTGCTGCAATTATTGCGATTACAGGTTTAACATTTACCTATGAATGGGTTGGCGACGGAATTTATAAAACTTTCAATTTTGGAGGAGATAAAGCTGCCGAAACAAAAACTCCGGTTGTTGATACTACTAAATTTAGTAACAACTCACTTACTGCTGTCGATAAGGCTTTTATTGAAACCATGAAACTTCAGCCAAAAGCCGAAATGTGTTTTGTTACTTTTCCGCAACAAAAAGGCGACATTATCAGCACAGGCGCTTATCCGCATACTTTAAGATACGATCATCAGAGCAATTATTATTTTCATCCAAACGATGGAAAATTAATTCAAAGTAATCCTTATCCTAAAAAGAGTCTGGGATTGCAGGTTGTCGAAATGAATTACGGAATTCACACGGGTCAAATTCTGGATTTACCCGGAAAAATAATTGCTTTTATAGTTAGTTTAATTGCTGCCGCTTTGCCCGTAACGGGTTTTGTAATTTGGTACGGAAGAAACAAGAAAACTAAAAAAGTAAAGGCATAA
- a CDS encoding LacI family DNA-binding transcriptional regulator has protein sequence MNDTKLIDIASALGISVTTVSKALKGYTDISKSTRARVIEMAETMNYMPNSVAVNLRTNETKTIGVIIPATVHHFFSSVLNGILEEAEKRGYLVIILQSNEKYELEKKQLALLIQKRVDGVLMSLSNETDDFTHINEAIRKNTPVVLFDKIAKRVDCSKVVINDAKAAYDAVTYLINKGYKKIAHFRGSYVPQNSIDRFLGYKRALEAHGIEYDSKLVYVCDNNTDFEDGYENAQKIMTEHPDIDAIFAITDLVAIGIIKYFNEAGIKTPEQVAVFGFSNWFMSTVISPKLTTIDQPGFEMGHQAVSLLIDEIMDIKEHRPVTHQIIELPTRIIERESTVK, from the coding sequence ATGAATGACACAAAATTAATAGATATAGCCTCAGCATTGGGCATTTCGGTTACAACGGTTTCAAAAGCACTTAAAGGATATACAGATATTAGTAAGTCTACACGTGCCAGAGTTATCGAAATGGCTGAAACTATGAACTACATGCCAAACTCTGTCGCCGTAAACCTCAGAACTAATGAAACCAAAACAATTGGTGTTATTATTCCTGCCACTGTACATCACTTTTTTTCGAGCGTATTAAATGGAATTCTTGAAGAAGCGGAGAAAAGAGGTTATTTGGTCATTATATTACAATCAAACGAAAAGTACGAACTCGAGAAAAAACAACTTGCTTTATTAATTCAAAAACGAGTTGACGGAGTTTTAATGTCTCTTTCTAATGAAACTGATGATTTTACTCATATTAATGAAGCCATTCGGAAAAATACTCCTGTTGTTCTTTTTGATAAAATTGCCAAAAGAGTCGATTGTTCTAAAGTCGTTATTAATGATGCAAAAGCGGCTTATGATGCCGTAACGTACCTTATTAATAAAGGATATAAAAAAATCGCGCATTTTAGAGGTTCTTATGTTCCGCAAAATTCTATTGATCGTTTTTTAGGATATAAAAGAGCTCTTGAAGCGCACGGAATTGAGTACGACTCGAAGTTGGTTTATGTTTGCGATAACAATACCGATTTTGAAGATGGTTACGAAAATGCCCAAAAAATAATGACTGAACATCCTGATATTGATGCCATTTTTGCGATTACGGATTTGGTTGCTATCGGGATTATTAAATATTTTAATGAAGCCGGAATAAAAACTCCTGAACAAGTGGCCGTTTTCGGATTCAGCAATTGGTTTATGAGTACGGTTATTTCGCCTAAATTAACGACAATCGATCAGCCTGGATTTGAAATGGGACATCAGGCAGTTTCTCTTTTAATTGATGAAATTATGGACATAAAAGAGCATCGGCCGGTGACACATCAAATTATTGAACTTCCTACAAGAATCATTGAAAGAGAATCAACAGTTAAATGA
- a CDS encoding TlpA disulfide reductase family protein encodes MNKFFVTGLLIFSALNIIGQTKSQVKFTAKIENRNSDTLVIKGRNNFKQVIPINKKELFVASFDAPKGFYMFSDGTESSNLYLKPDSDVNLTMNAKEFDETIIYKGKGVNESNFLAQQALKDEKFQNEAFSKEAIEFANLLEQKNKADLENLEKGDFDPEFKTALKSSFESFNQYATEQYERTSKTRGLIGKVSPGFDYDNHKGGKTKLSDLKGKYVYIDLWATWCAPCRAEIPYLQKIEEKYHGKNIEFVSISVDKAKDNEKWKKFVTDKQLGGTQLFADKDWESDFVMSYGVTGIPRFILIDPKGNILNPDAERPSSPELQTQLDALLK; translated from the coding sequence ATGAATAAATTTTTTGTAACTGGTCTGTTGATTTTTAGCGCTTTGAATATTATCGGTCAGACTAAAAGTCAAGTTAAATTTACAGCTAAAATAGAGAACAGAAATAGTGACACTTTAGTCATTAAAGGAAGAAATAATTTTAAACAAGTTATTCCGATCAATAAAAAAGAGTTGTTTGTGGCTTCTTTTGATGCTCCAAAAGGATTTTATATGTTTTCTGACGGAACTGAATCTTCTAATTTATATTTAAAACCAGATTCGGATGTTAATTTAACAATGAATGCAAAAGAATTTGATGAAACTATTATCTATAAAGGTAAAGGTGTAAATGAAAGTAATTTTCTGGCGCAGCAAGCTTTAAAAGACGAAAAGTTTCAAAACGAGGCTTTTTCTAAAGAAGCTATAGAATTTGCTAATTTATTAGAACAAAAGAATAAAGCGGATTTAGAAAATCTGGAAAAAGGAGATTTTGATCCTGAATTTAAAACGGCATTAAAAAGTAGTTTCGAAAGTTTTAATCAATATGCTACTGAACAATATGAAAGGACTTCAAAAACAAGAGGTTTAATTGGGAAAGTATCGCCTGGTTTTGATTATGATAATCATAAAGGAGGAAAAACAAAACTTTCTGATTTAAAAGGAAAATATGTTTATATCGATCTTTGGGCAACCTGGTGTGCGCCATGTAGAGCAGAGATTCCGTATTTGCAAAAAATTGAAGAGAAGTACCACGGAAAGAATATTGAATTCGTGAGCATTTCTGTTGATAAAGCAAAGGATAATGAAAAATGGAAAAAGTTTGTAACGGATAAACAATTGGGAGGGACTCAATTATTTGCTGATAAGGATTGGGAATCTGACTTTGTAATGAGTTATGGTGTTACCGGAATTCCAAGATTTATTTTGATAGATCCAAAAGGTAATATTTTGAATCCTGATGCTGAGCGACCATCGTCTCCAGAGCTTCAAACGCAATTAGACGCACTATTGAAGTAA
- a CDS encoding 2-oxoglutarate dehydrogenase E1 component has protein sequence MDRFSFLNAAHTEFFAQLYDQYLVNPDSVEPSWRSFFQGFDFGQTTYNDENPVQRIVEYVTSDNTDYSKVSEKLQKEFNVLKLIDGYRTRGHLFTKTNPVRDRRTSSPTLDIENFGLTTADLSTVFDAAQTIGIPPSSLEAIVNRLKAIYCQHIGIEYMYIRNPGVVKWIQDKLAVNVNQPNFSSEEKKTILNKLNEAVSFENFLHTKYVGQKRFSLEGGESIIPALDALIEQAAEKGVEQFVMGMAHRGRLNVLANIFGKSTQDIFGEFDGKDYDQEYFDGDVKYHLGLTADKKTRSGKSININLAPNPSHLETVGAVIEGITRAKQDKYYADDFSKVLPIAVHGDAAIAGQGILYEIIQMAQLDGYKTGGTIHIVINNQVGFTTNYLDARSSTYCTDVAKVTLSPVLHVNADDAEAVVHAVSFALDYRMQFGRDVFIDLLGYRKYGHNEGDEPRFTQPVLYKIIAKHKNPRDIYAEKLLSDGVIDASYVNALEKEYKSNMEENLEASRKKDLTIITPFMKNEWDGFVQVTDTQMLQKVDTSFDKKGLDSIINTISTLPSDKKFISKISKIVTDRKTGYDNNTIDWGTAEALAYGSLLTEGFDVRISGQDVERGTFSHRHAVVKVEDSEEEVILLNGIENKKGKFGVFNSLLSEYGVLGFDYGYALANPKALTIWEAQFGDFSNGAQIMIDQYISCGEDKWNNQNGIVLLLPHGYEGQGAEHSSARMERYLQLCARQNMYVADCTTPANFFHLLRRQMKTNFRKPLVVFSPKSLLRDPRCVSSVEELAKGSFQETIDDNSVNKKEVKTLVFCTGKFYYDIVAERENNGRNDVAVVRIEQLFPLPVEQLKEIIAKYPNADDYVWAQEEPKNMGAYSFMLMNFDLVKWRLASLKAYAAPASGSYTRAKRRHADAIRMVFDKNLFR, from the coding sequence ATGGATAGGTTTTCATTTTTAAATGCAGCGCATACAGAGTTTTTCGCACAATTATATGATCAATATTTAGTAAATCCAGATAGCGTTGAGCCAAGCTGGAGAAGTTTTTTTCAAGGTTTCGACTTTGGACAAACAACTTATAATGACGAAAATCCAGTTCAACGAATTGTTGAATATGTGACTAGCGACAACACAGATTACAGTAAAGTTTCAGAAAAACTGCAAAAAGAATTTAACGTTCTAAAGTTAATTGATGGATACCGTACAAGAGGGCATTTGTTTACAAAAACAAATCCTGTTCGTGACCGTAGAACTTCGTCTCCAACTTTAGATATCGAAAATTTTGGATTGACAACTGCTGATCTTTCAACAGTTTTTGATGCTGCACAAACAATCGGAATCCCGCCTTCTTCACTAGAAGCTATTGTAAATCGTCTTAAAGCTATTTACTGCCAGCATATTGGTATTGAATACATGTATATTAGAAATCCTGGCGTTGTAAAATGGATTCAGGATAAATTAGCTGTAAATGTTAATCAGCCTAATTTCTCTTCTGAAGAAAAGAAAACAATCTTAAATAAATTAAACGAAGCAGTTTCTTTCGAGAACTTCTTACATACTAAATATGTTGGTCAAAAAAGATTCTCACTTGAAGGTGGAGAATCAATTATTCCGGCTTTAGACGCTTTGATCGAACAAGCTGCTGAAAAAGGTGTTGAACAATTCGTAATGGGAATGGCTCACCGTGGTCGTTTGAACGTTTTGGCAAACATCTTCGGAAAATCAACTCAGGATATTTTTGGTGAGTTTGACGGTAAAGATTACGATCAGGAATATTTTGATGGTGACGTAAAATACCACTTAGGTCTTACTGCCGACAAAAAAACAAGATCTGGAAAAAGCATCAATATCAATTTAGCACCAAACCCTTCTCACTTAGAAACTGTTGGAGCTGTAATTGAAGGAATCACAAGAGCAAAACAAGATAAATATTATGCTGACGATTTCTCTAAAGTATTACCTATCGCCGTTCACGGAGATGCTGCAATTGCAGGTCAGGGTATCTTGTATGAAATCATTCAGATGGCTCAACTTGATGGTTACAAAACCGGAGGAACAATCCACATTGTAATCAACAACCAAGTTGGTTTTACTACTAACTATTTAGACGCTCGTTCTTCTACTTATTGTACAGATGTTGCCAAAGTAACATTATCTCCAGTATTACACGTAAATGCTGATGATGCTGAAGCTGTTGTACACGCTGTATCTTTTGCATTAGATTACAGAATGCAATTTGGACGTGACGTATTTATCGATTTATTAGGATACAGAAAATACGGTCATAACGAAGGTGATGAACCTCGTTTTACTCAACCGGTTTTATATAAAATCATTGCAAAACATAAAAATCCAAGAGATATTTATGCCGAGAAATTATTGTCTGATGGCGTAATCGATGCATCTTATGTAAATGCTTTAGAAAAAGAATACAAATCTAATATGGAGGAGAATTTAGAAGCTTCCCGTAAAAAAGATTTGACAATTATTACTCCATTCATGAAAAACGAATGGGACGGATTTGTTCAGGTAACTGATACACAAATGCTTCAAAAAGTAGATACTTCTTTTGACAAAAAAGGATTAGATTCTATTATTAATACAATTTCAACGTTACCATCTGACAAAAAATTCATCAGTAAAATATCTAAAATTGTTACGGATAGAAAAACTGGATACGACAACAACACTATCGATTGGGGAACTGCAGAAGCTCTTGCTTACGGATCTCTTTTGACGGAAGGATTTGATGTTCGTATTTCAGGTCAGGACGTAGAGCGTGGTACATTCTCTCACCGTCATGCTGTAGTAAAAGTTGAAGATTCTGAAGAAGAAGTAATTCTATTAAACGGAATCGAAAACAAAAAAGGAAAATTCGGAGTATTCAATTCTCTTTTATCTGAGTACGGAGTTCTTGGTTTTGATTATGGATATGCATTGGCAAATCCAAAAGCCTTAACAATTTGGGAGGCACAATTTGGAGATTTCTCTAATGGAGCTCAAATTATGATTGACCAATATATTTCATGTGGAGAAGATAAATGGAACAACCAAAATGGTATTGTTTTATTATTGCCTCACGGATATGAAGGACAAGGTGCAGAACACTCTTCTGCAAGAATGGAGCGTTATTTACAACTTTGCGCAAGACAAAATATGTATGTTGCAGATTGTACAACGCCAGCCAACTTCTTCCACTTGTTAAGAAGACAAATGAAAACGAATTTCCGTAAACCTTTGGTAGTTTTCTCTCCAAAAAGTTTATTGCGTGATCCAAGATGTGTATCTTCAGTAGAAGAATTAGCAAAAGGAAGTTTCCAGGAAACAATTGATGACAACTCAGTAAACAAAAAAGAGGTAAAAACTTTAGTTTTCTGTACAGGTAAATTCTACTACGACATCGTTGCTGAAAGAGAAAACAACGGAAGAAATGATGTTGCAGTTGTTCGTATTGAGCAATTGTTCCCATTACCTGTTGAGCAATTAAAAGAAATCATCGCAAAATATCCAAATGCTGATGATTATGTTTGGGCTCAGGAAGAACCTAAAAACATGGGAGCTTACAGCTTTATGTTAATGAACTTTGATCTTGTAAAATGGAGATTAGCTTCGTTAAAAGCTTATGCTGCACCGGCATCAGGAAGTTACACACGTGCAAAACGTCGTCACGCAGATGCAATTAGAATGGTTTTCGATAAAAATTTATTCAGATAA
- the odhB gene encoding 2-oxoglutarate dehydrogenase complex dihydrolipoyllysine-residue succinyltransferase, translating into MILEMKVPSPGESIKEVEIATWLVKDGDYVEKDQAIAEVDSDKATLELPAEMSGIITLKAEEGDAVAVGAVVCLIDTDGVKPTGDAPAAPVAEAPKAEAPKAEVKAEAPKAAPAAAATYASGTPSPAARKILDEKNIAPATVSGTGKDGRITKEDALNAVPSMGTPTGGSRGSERTKLSMLRRKVAERLVAAKNETAMLTTFNEVNMTPINLIRNEYKDAFKAKHGGLGLGFMSFFTKAVTRALQLYPDVNSMMDGDYKVAYDFADISIAVSGPKGLMVPVVRNAELLTFRGIEAEIKRLALRARDGQITVDDMTGGTFTITNGGVFGSMLSTPIINPPQSGILGMHNIIERPIAVNGKVEIHPMMYVALSYDHRIIDGRESVGFLVAVKEALENPVELLMNGDAKRALEL; encoded by the coding sequence ATGATTTTAGAAATGAAAGTCCCATCACCAGGGGAATCAATAAAAGAAGTTGAAATTGCAACTTGGTTAGTAAAAGACGGAGATTATGTAGAAAAAGATCAAGCTATTGCTGAAGTTGATTCAGACAAAGCTACTCTTGAATTACCGGCTGAAATGAGCGGAATTATTACGCTAAAAGCAGAAGAAGGTGATGCAGTTGCGGTAGGAGCTGTAGTTTGTTTAATTGATACAGATGGTGTAAAACCAACAGGTGATGCTCCGGCTGCACCAGTGGCAGAAGCTCCAAAAGCTGAGGCTCCAAAGGCTGAAGTAAAAGCAGAAGCTCCAAAAGCGGCACCTGCAGCAGCAGCAACTTACGCTTCTGGAACTCCATCTCCAGCAGCCAGAAAAATATTAGACGAGAAAAACATAGCACCAGCTACAGTTTCAGGAACTGGTAAAGACGGAAGAATCACTAAGGAAGATGCTTTAAACGCAGTACCTTCAATGGGAACTCCAACTGGTGGAAGCCGTGGATCTGAGCGTACTAAATTATCAATGTTACGTCGTAAAGTAGCAGAGAGATTAGTTGCTGCTAAAAACGAAACTGCAATGTTAACAACTTTCAACGAAGTTAACATGACACCAATCAACTTGATTCGTAACGAATACAAAGATGCTTTCAAAGCAAAACATGGTGGTCTTGGTTTAGGTTTCATGTCTTTCTTTACAAAAGCAGTTACAAGAGCTTTACAATTATATCCGGATGTTAACTCAATGATGGATGGTGATTATAAAGTAGCTTACGACTTTGCTGATATTTCAATCGCAGTTTCAGGACCAAAAGGTCTAATGGTTCCTGTAGTTCGTAATGCGGAATTATTAACTTTCCGCGGAATTGAAGCTGAAATCAAAAGATTAGCTTTAAGAGCCCGTGATGGTCAAATTACTGTTGATGATATGACTGGCGGAACTTTCACTATTACTAACGGTGGTGTTTTTGGAAGTATGTTAAGTACACCAATTATCAACCCTCCGCAATCAGGAATTTTAGGAATGCACAATATTATTGAGCGTCCGATTGCTGTAAACGGAAAAGTTGAAATTCACCCAATGATGTACGTTGCACTTTCTTATGACCACAGAATTATTGACGGACGTGAGTCTGTTGGTTTCTTAGTGGCTGTAAAAGAAGCTTTAGAAAATCCAGTAGAATTATTGATGAATGGCGATGCTAAACGTGCTTTAGAATTGTAA